One part of the Constrictibacter sp. MBR-5 genome encodes these proteins:
- a CDS encoding methyl-accepting chemotaxis protein: MLSKITIATRMVLGFSVVLILMCALSAISIYQVDRISADLERINDVNGVKQRYAINFRGSVHDRAISARDVTLVAGDDKLGAVVAEIDRLAAFYATSAAAMDAMFAARTDISDEEVRILASIKETEARTLPLISRIIASQRAGDADTARSVLMNEARPAFEEWLARINRFIDLQESMNQGIGSEVNSLVANFKYLMLGLSAAALLIGLVIGLWNVRAVRPLRRLTGTMIRLSKGELSVEIPPATTGDEVGDIIRAVHVFKDNALETARLRQEQAHSAVEAERQKKAAMSALAAEFETSVNEIVGLVSSASTELFATAQEMSATAERTAARSSDTATVSERSSANVQAVVVRADELGATVQEIGRQVSTSTQAAERAVDEARSAGVQVRELVDAAEKIGEVVSLISDIASQTNLLALNATIEAARAGEAGKGFAVVATEVKSLAGQTAKATEEISRKIAEMQNVTSLSAAAIGRITQVIDEISRISGIIASAVGRQDEVTREIGSNVGEAARGTKEAASNMYEVNRAAGDTRTASTRLVSSAGDLSRQSELLRTRVADFIDQIRAA, encoded by the coding sequence ATGCTGTCAAAAATAACAATCGCGACCAGGATGGTCCTCGGCTTTTCTGTCGTTCTGATCCTCATGTGTGCCCTGAGCGCGATCAGCATCTACCAAGTCGACCGCATCAGTGCCGATCTCGAACGGATCAACGACGTCAACGGCGTAAAGCAGCGTTACGCCATCAATTTCCGCGGAAGCGTGCATGATCGGGCGATCAGCGCCCGCGATGTCACCCTGGTTGCGGGTGACGACAAGCTCGGCGCGGTGGTCGCGGAAATCGACCGCCTGGCGGCATTCTACGCGACGTCGGCTGCGGCAATGGATGCGATGTTCGCCGCGCGGACCGACATCTCCGACGAGGAGGTGCGCATCCTCGCGAGCATCAAGGAGACCGAAGCGCGGACCCTCCCACTCATCTCCCGGATCATCGCCAGCCAGCGTGCCGGCGATGCCGATACGGCGCGTTCCGTCCTGATGAACGAGGCCCGGCCCGCATTCGAGGAGTGGCTGGCCCGGATCAACCGCTTTATCGATCTTCAGGAGAGCATGAACCAGGGCATCGGCTCCGAGGTCAATTCTCTCGTCGCCAACTTCAAGTATCTGATGCTGGGCCTGTCCGCCGCGGCCCTGCTGATCGGCTTGGTGATCGGGCTCTGGAACGTGCGCGCGGTGCGCCCGCTACGCCGCCTGACCGGTACGATGATCAGGCTGTCGAAGGGCGAGCTGTCGGTCGAGATCCCGCCGGCGACCACGGGTGACGAGGTCGGCGACATCATCCGGGCGGTGCACGTCTTCAAGGATAATGCCCTGGAAACCGCCCGGCTGCGCCAGGAACAGGCGCACTCGGCGGTCGAGGCCGAACGGCAGAAGAAGGCTGCGATGAGCGCGCTGGCCGCCGAGTTCGAGACCTCCGTCAACGAGATCGTCGGGCTGGTGTCGTCGGCGTCGACCGAACTCTTCGCGACCGCCCAGGAGATGTCGGCCACCGCGGAGCGCACGGCCGCCCGGTCCAGCGACACGGCCACGGTCTCCGAGCGGTCGTCGGCGAACGTGCAGGCCGTCGTGGTGCGGGCCGACGAACTCGGGGCGACCGTGCAGGAGATCGGCCGTCAGGTCTCGACCTCCACGCAGGCCGCGGAGCGTGCGGTGGACGAGGCGCGCAGCGCCGGCGTGCAGGTGCGCGAACTGGTCGATGCCGCCGAGAAGATCGGCGAAGTGGTCAGCCTGATCAGCGACATCGCCAGCCAGACCAACCTGCTCGCCCTCAACGCCACGATCGAGGCGGCGAGGGCCGGCGAAGCCGGCAAGGGCTTTGCCGTGGTGGCGACGGAGGTGAAGTCGCTCGCCGGCCAGACGGCGAAGGCGACCGAGGAGATCTCGCGCAAGATCGCCGAGATGCAGAACGTCACCTCGCTTTCCGCCGCCGCCATCGGCCGGATCACCCAGGTCATCGACGAGATCAGCCGCATCTCGGGGATCATCGCCTCGGCGGTCGGGCGACAGGACGAGGTGACCCGCGAGATCGGCAGCAATGTCGGCGAAGCCGCCCGTGGCACGAAGGAAGCCGCGAGCAACATGTACGAGGTCAACCGCGCCGCGGGCGACACCCGTACAGCCTCGACGCGGTTGGTTTCGTCGGCGGGCGATCTTTCGAGGCAGTCAGAGCTGCTGCGAACGCGCGTTGCCGACTTCATCGATCAGATCAGGGCAGCATAG
- a CDS encoding phosphodiesterase: MKLIHLTDTHLAAPGEQVYGIDPRARLDACIADIQRHHTDADLLVLTGNLTHFGDRAAYENLRAGLSHLSMPMRFLLGDHDRPDAFRKVFRDAKVDGRGNVQSVMDTDLGRFIFADTSKTGTHAGWYDDERLDWLDERFRESEGQPVFLFMHHPPFKLGVPAIDATGLIQGFEFVERIGPHLPRVRHLFFGHAQRPVSGSWRGVPFSTPGGTCHQMALDYADARPRGVQEAPAYDVAFIDAHSVIVHRHAFLADAEPFSLSEGAYSFWEEQERRRAAG, encoded by the coding sequence ATGAAGCTGATCCACCTGACCGACACGCACCTGGCCGCCCCCGGCGAGCAGGTCTACGGCATCGACCCGCGCGCCCGGCTGGATGCCTGCATCGCCGACATCCAACGCCACCATACCGACGCGGACCTGCTGGTGCTGACCGGCAACCTCACGCATTTCGGCGACCGGGCCGCCTATGAGAACCTGCGGGCGGGACTGTCGCACCTGTCGATGCCGATGCGCTTCCTGCTCGGCGACCACGACCGGCCGGACGCCTTCCGCAAGGTGTTCCGCGACGCGAAGGTCGACGGCCGCGGCAACGTGCAGAGCGTGATGGACACCGACCTCGGCCGCTTCATCTTCGCCGACACCAGCAAGACCGGCACCCATGCCGGCTGGTACGACGACGAGCGGCTCGACTGGCTGGACGAGCGCTTCCGCGAGAGCGAGGGGCAGCCGGTCTTCCTGTTCATGCACCATCCGCCGTTCAAGCTCGGCGTGCCGGCGATCGACGCCACCGGCCTGATCCAGGGCTTCGAGTTCGTCGAGCGGATCGGCCCGCACCTGCCGCGGGTGCGCCACCTCTTCTTCGGCCACGCACAGCGGCCGGTGTCCGGCTCATGGCGCGGCGTGCCGTTCAGCACGCCGGGCGGCACCTGCCATCAGATGGCGCTGGACTATGCCGACGCACGGCCGCGGGGCGTGCAGGAGGCGCCCGCCTACGATGTCGCGTTCATCGACGCCCACAGCGTGATCGTGCACCGCCATGCTTTCCTCGCCGACGCCGAACCGTTCAGCCTGAGCGAGGGCGCCTACAGTTTCTGGGAGGAGCAGGAGCGCCGCCGCGCCGCCGGCTGA
- a CDS encoding ABC transporter substrate-binding protein — MSKHILSPRLLAGAAAAAVMAAGSAWGATEVVVQYPYGELFNETHKQIAAEFAKVQPDIKLTFRAAYDSYEEGTQKILREAVTNQLPDVTFQGLNRVRILVDRGIAAPMDDYIKAEKDFEKEGFHQAMFDIGMQNGKVYALPFAISLPITYWNLDLVKQAGGDPEKLPTTWDGVIDLAKKIDALGPDINGITYVWDITGNWLWQAPVFAQGGTMLNEDETKVAFDGPAGQTAIKTLARFVTEANMPNLSQPDARATFAAGKTGVHITSTSDLNKTTGMIDGKFTLKTHVFPDVKEGVGRLPAGGNVAMIVAKDEEKRKAAWQFVKFATGPLGAAIMAKTTGYMPPNKVANEVHLKDFYEKNPNNYTAVRQLPILTKWYAFPGENGLKITDVIKDHMNSIVTRDRANEPEKVLEDMTRDVQKLLPKKAS; from the coding sequence ATGTCGAAGCACATCCTGTCGCCGCGTCTTCTCGCGGGTGCCGCCGCCGCCGCCGTGATGGCCGCGGGCAGCGCCTGGGGCGCCACCGAGGTCGTCGTGCAGTATCCCTACGGCGAGCTGTTCAACGAGACGCACAAGCAGATCGCCGCGGAGTTCGCGAAGGTCCAGCCGGACATCAAGCTGACCTTCCGCGCCGCCTACGATTCCTACGAGGAGGGGACGCAGAAGATCCTGCGCGAGGCGGTGACCAACCAGCTGCCCGACGTGACCTTCCAGGGCCTGAACCGGGTGCGCATCCTGGTCGACCGCGGCATCGCGGCACCGATGGACGACTACATCAAGGCCGAGAAGGACTTCGAGAAGGAGGGCTTCCACCAGGCGATGTTCGACATCGGCATGCAGAACGGCAAGGTGTACGCCCTGCCCTTCGCGATCTCACTGCCGATCACCTACTGGAACCTGGACCTGGTGAAGCAGGCCGGCGGCGACCCGGAGAAGCTGCCGACGACGTGGGACGGCGTGATCGACCTGGCGAAGAAGATCGACGCGCTGGGTCCGGACATCAACGGCATCACCTATGTCTGGGACATCACCGGCAACTGGCTGTGGCAGGCGCCGGTGTTCGCCCAGGGCGGCACCATGCTGAACGAGGACGAGACGAAGGTGGCGTTCGACGGGCCGGCGGGGCAGACGGCGATCAAGACGCTAGCACGCTTCGTCACCGAGGCGAACATGCCGAACCTGTCGCAGCCGGACGCGCGCGCGACCTTCGCCGCCGGCAAGACCGGCGTGCACATCACGTCGACGTCCGACCTGAACAAGACCACCGGCATGATCGACGGCAAGTTCACGCTGAAGACGCACGTCTTCCCGGACGTGAAGGAAGGGGTCGGCCGCCTGCCCGCCGGCGGCAACGTCGCGATGATCGTCGCCAAGGACGAGGAGAAGCGGAAGGCCGCGTGGCAGTTCGTGAAGTTCGCCACCGGCCCGCTGGGTGCCGCGATCATGGCGAAGACCACCGGCTACATGCCGCCCAACAAGGTGGCGAACGAGGTCCACCTGAAGGACTTCTACGAGAAGAACCCGAACAACTACACGGCGGTGAGGCAGCTGCCGATCCTGACCAAGTGGTACGCCTTCCCGGGCGAGAACGGCCTGAAGATCACCGACGTGATCAAGGACCACATGAACTCCATCGTCACACGCGACCGTGCGAACGAGCCGGAGAAGGTCCTGGAGGACATGACCCGCGACGTGCAGAAGCTGCTGCCGAAGAAGGCCAGCTGA
- a CDS encoding carbohydrate ABC transporter permease, whose amino-acid sequence MNARRNPGFAVLRHVLLLAGAAFMLAPFAWMISTSLKPPGEIFLDHIRWWPNDLHVVENYTAAFTRAPLLRFMLNGVIVTATIFALQVAVALPCAYALAKLRFRARPVLFGAVLFCLLIPPHAISVPLFLLFHQIGILNSYAAMVVPFTISVFGIFLMRQFFLTVPDDLIDAARMDGISEMGIVWRVMLPTAIPALTAFGIFSVVAHWNDYFWPLIVINSEHLLTPPLGVAAFRNQEAGTDFGPLMAAATVIIAPLVIAFLMVQRRFIEGIALTGMK is encoded by the coding sequence GTGAACGCACGGCGCAACCCGGGTTTCGCGGTCCTGCGGCACGTGCTGCTGCTGGCTGGGGCCGCCTTCATGCTGGCGCCCTTCGCCTGGATGATCTCCACCTCGCTGAAGCCGCCGGGCGAGATCTTCCTCGACCATATCCGCTGGTGGCCGAACGACCTGCACGTCGTCGAGAACTACACCGCCGCCTTCACGCGCGCGCCGCTGCTGCGCTTCATGCTGAACGGCGTGATCGTCACGGCGACGATCTTCGCGCTGCAGGTCGCGGTGGCCCTGCCCTGCGCCTATGCCCTGGCGAAGCTGCGCTTCCGGGCGCGGCCGGTGCTGTTCGGTGCGGTGCTGTTCTGCCTGCTGATCCCGCCGCACGCGATCTCCGTGCCGCTGTTCCTGCTGTTCCACCAGATCGGCATCCTGAACAGCTACGCCGCGATGGTAGTGCCGTTCACGATCTCCGTCTTCGGCATCTTCCTGATGCGGCAGTTCTTCCTGACCGTGCCGGACGACCTGATCGACGCGGCGCGCATGGACGGCATCTCGGAGATGGGCATCGTCTGGCGCGTCATGCTGCCGACCGCCATCCCGGCGCTGACCGCCTTCGGCATCTTCTCCGTCGTCGCCCACTGGAACGACTATTTCTGGCCGCTGATCGTCATCAACAGCGAACACCTGCTGACGCCGCCGCTGGGCGTCGCGGCCTTCCGCAACCAGGAGGCGGGGACCGATTTCGGCCCGCTGATGGCCGCGGCCACCGTGATCATCGCCCCCCTCGTGATCGCCTTCCTGATGGTGCAGCGACGCTTCATCGAGGGCATCGCGCTGACGGGCATGAAGTGA
- a CDS encoding amidohydrolase family protein gives MVDTTVIRNADWLIAWNETTQSHVYKRGCDVAFAEGKITFVGKGYAGPATKEIDGRDRFVLPGLVNIHTHPTSEPLRKGITDETRSPGFWHSSLYEYLTIFHNDAAGYTAAIRCALAELLMSGVTTVVDISMPFDGWLDELADSGIRAVAAPVYRDARWFTRNGHKLEYEWDKKAGREAFERAQRVVELARQHPSGRLSGMMSPVQIDTCSAELLRDSQDYARERNLPLQIHAAQSVTEFHEMVGRTGLTPIQWMDKIGILSDNTIIGHGIFLDHHPWLHWTTRKDMGLLADRGATVAHCPTVFVRRGITLRTFGEYVRGGINMGIGTDTYPHNFLDEMRAVAYYARAVGESVDDLQTLDVFNAATIGGARALRRDDIGRLTPGACADILLCDTKEPAMRPLREPLRSLMYVAGDRAVREVFVAGEMVVKDGKCLTIDLAAESEALEEAQKRSMAGVAQRDWAGRTADEIAPMVMPTVN, from the coding sequence ATGGTCGACACCACCGTCATTCGCAACGCCGACTGGCTGATCGCCTGGAACGAGACGACGCAGAGCCATGTCTACAAGCGCGGCTGCGACGTCGCCTTCGCCGAGGGCAAGATCACCTTCGTCGGCAAGGGTTATGCTGGTCCGGCGACGAAGGAGATCGACGGCCGCGACCGATTCGTCCTGCCCGGCCTCGTCAACATCCACACCCACCCGACCAGCGAGCCGCTGCGCAAGGGCATCACCGACGAGACGCGCAGCCCAGGTTTCTGGCACAGCTCGCTCTACGAATACCTGACCATCTTCCACAACGACGCCGCCGGCTACACCGCCGCGATCCGCTGCGCCCTGGCCGAACTGCTGATGAGCGGCGTCACCACGGTCGTCGACATCTCCATGCCGTTCGACGGCTGGCTCGACGAACTGGCCGACAGCGGCATCCGGGCCGTCGCCGCACCCGTCTATCGCGATGCGCGCTGGTTCACGCGCAACGGCCACAAGCTCGAATACGAGTGGGACAAGAAGGCCGGCCGCGAGGCCTTCGAGCGTGCCCAGCGCGTCGTCGAACTGGCGCGCCAGCATCCGTCCGGGCGCCTGTCCGGCATGATGTCGCCGGTCCAGATCGACACCTGCTCGGCCGAACTGCTCCGCGACAGCCAGGATTACGCCAGGGAGCGTAACCTGCCGCTCCAGATCCACGCGGCGCAGAGCGTGACGGAGTTCCACGAGATGGTCGGCCGCACCGGCCTGACGCCGATCCAGTGGATGGACAAGATCGGCATCCTCTCGGACAACACGATCATCGGCCACGGCATCTTCCTCGACCACCATCCCTGGCTGCACTGGACGACGCGCAAGGACATGGGCCTGCTCGCCGACCGCGGCGCCACCGTCGCCCACTGCCCGACCGTCTTCGTGCGCCGCGGCATCACCCTGCGCACCTTCGGCGAGTATGTCCGCGGCGGTATCAACATGGGCATCGGCACCGACACCTATCCCCACAACTTCCTCGACGAGATGCGGGCCGTCGCCTACTACGCCCGCGCGGTGGGCGAGAGCGTCGACGACCTGCAGACGCTCGACGTGTTCAACGCCGCCACCATCGGCGGCGCCAGGGCGCTGCGCCGCGACGATATCGGCCGCCTGACGCCCGGCGCCTGCGCCGACATCCTGCTCTGCGACACGAAGGAGCCGGCGATGCGCCCGCTGCGCGAGCCGCTGCGCAGCCTGATGTACGTCGCCGGCGACCGTGCGGTGCGCGAGGTCTTCGTCGCCGGCGAGATGGTTGTCAAAGACGGCAAGTGCCTGACCATCGACCTCGCCGCCGAGTCCGAGGCGCTGGAGGAGGCGCAGAAGCGCTCCATGGCCGGCGTCGCCCAGCGCGACTGGGCCGGCCGCACCGCCGACGAGATCGCGCCGATGGTGATGCCGACGGTGAACTGA
- a CDS encoding sugar ABC transporter permease, with amino-acid sequence MLEPALAGPAPAARPAASARTVRWAQMRQSATAYALCTPAVALMVTLLIGPILAVVALSVTDYQLGAQTMAFIGLDNYADMFADRVFRTSLINTLLYVGTVVPGSVALGLGIALLIEAGDSGKAFYRAVYFLPVMATLIAMAIVWEFMLHPQFGLANLALKAIGLTPQNWLTDGDLALWVLAVIGIWQAVGFNMVLFLAGIVSIPRFLYDAAEMDGVPSAWERFRLVTWPMLGPVMLFVVVITSIRSFQVFDTVHVLTKGGPNKATEVLLYTMYAEGFEFFRSGYAAAITVVFLGFVLALTLVKIRFLDRQVHYQ; translated from the coding sequence ATGCTTGAGCCCGCCCTCGCAGGACCGGCGCCCGCCGCGCGCCCCGCCGCTTCGGCGCGCACCGTGCGCTGGGCGCAGATGCGCCAGTCCGCCACGGCCTATGCCCTGTGCACGCCGGCCGTGGCGTTGATGGTGACGCTGCTGATCGGGCCGATCCTGGCGGTGGTGGCGCTGTCGGTCACCGACTATCAGCTCGGCGCGCAGACGATGGCCTTCATCGGCCTCGACAACTACGCCGATATGTTCGCCGACCGGGTGTTCCGCACCTCGCTGATCAACACGCTGCTCTATGTCGGCACCGTGGTGCCCGGGTCGGTGGCGCTGGGCCTGGGCATCGCCCTGCTGATCGAGGCGGGCGACAGCGGCAAGGCCTTCTACCGCGCCGTCTACTTCCTGCCGGTGATGGCGACGCTGATCGCCATGGCGATCGTGTGGGAGTTCATGCTGCACCCGCAGTTCGGCCTCGCCAACCTGGCGCTCAAGGCCATCGGGCTGACGCCGCAGAACTGGCTGACCGACGGCGACCTGGCGCTGTGGGTGCTGGCGGTGATCGGCATCTGGCAGGCCGTCGGCTTCAACATGGTGCTGTTCCTGGCCGGCATCGTCTCGATTCCGCGCTTCCTCTACGACGCGGCCGAGATGGACGGCGTGCCGAGCGCCTGGGAGCGGTTCCGGCTGGTGACCTGGCCGATGCTGGGCCCGGTCATGCTGTTCGTCGTGGTGATCACCTCGATCCGCTCGTTCCAGGTATTCGACACGGTGCACGTGCTGACCAAGGGCGGGCCGAACAAGGCGACCGAGGTCCTGCTCTACACGATGTACGCCGAGGGCTTCGAGTTCTTCCGCTCGGGCTACGCCGCGGCGATCACCGTCGTCTTCCTGGGCTTCGTGCTGGCGCTGACGCTGGTGAAGATCCGCTTCCTCGACAGACAGGTCCATTACCAGTGA
- a CDS encoding globin-coupled sensor protein has product MRATAGDGQKKRFAAFGIEDADVAVLRRHADTVRRRVPDLLDDLHGDFAGWPEIQSALMKPDVHAVRVAHWVRVASGDLGDGFLESARSLASAFYDSGVPSYAVAICHATVGAAVTRMLTAEVKGGFLSSGREDRAALAAALNKVAWLDLEVLLETYAAAETEAKRAVVKALADRFDASVGAVIGKVLESARGLEGTAKSMIGTAETTTDLASSVGTSYARANASVQTVAGASQELSASIAEIGQQMSLSQSIARSAVSEAEKTNATVSGLVQAAAQVGEVVGLINSIAAQTNLLALNATIEAARAGEAGKGFAVVASEVKNLANQTARATERVTAEIKSIQSISAEAAGAIGGIAGTITRIDGIGTSIAAAVEEQSAATQEITRNVRQAAESAEEVAASIGAVHSAADASRNSSVEVLGAAGVLAGQAEAMRRQVESFLAEIRAA; this is encoded by the coding sequence ATGCGCGCTACGGCTGGGGACGGGCAGAAGAAGCGGTTCGCCGCCTTCGGAATCGAGGATGCCGACGTCGCGGTGCTACGTCGGCACGCCGACACGGTCCGGCGGCGCGTGCCCGATCTACTCGACGACCTGCACGGCGACTTCGCCGGCTGGCCCGAAATCCAGTCGGCCCTGATGAAGCCGGACGTGCACGCGGTCCGCGTGGCGCACTGGGTCCGGGTCGCCTCGGGTGATCTCGGCGACGGCTTCCTCGAGTCCGCGCGAAGCCTCGCCTCCGCCTTCTACGACAGCGGCGTTCCCAGCTACGCGGTGGCCATCTGCCATGCCACCGTCGGCGCGGCGGTCACGCGGATGCTGACGGCCGAGGTGAAGGGCGGCTTCCTCTCGTCCGGTCGGGAGGACCGCGCGGCGTTGGCCGCGGCCCTCAACAAGGTCGCATGGCTCGATCTGGAAGTCCTGCTGGAAACCTATGCCGCTGCCGAGACCGAGGCGAAGCGCGCGGTGGTCAAGGCGCTGGCCGACAGGTTCGACGCGAGTGTCGGCGCGGTGATCGGCAAGGTGCTGGAGTCGGCGCGCGGTCTCGAGGGCACGGCGAAGAGCATGATCGGCACCGCCGAGACAACGACCGATCTGGCCTCGTCGGTCGGCACCTCCTATGCCCGCGCGAACGCCAGCGTACAGACGGTGGCTGGCGCTTCCCAGGAACTGTCCGCGTCGATCGCGGAGATCGGCCAGCAGATGAGCCTGTCCCAATCCATCGCCCGCAGTGCGGTGAGCGAGGCGGAGAAGACGAATGCCACCGTCAGCGGCCTCGTCCAGGCGGCCGCCCAGGTCGGCGAGGTGGTCGGCCTGATCAACTCGATCGCGGCGCAGACGAATCTCTTGGCGCTCAATGCGACCATCGAGGCGGCGCGGGCCGGCGAGGCGGGCAAGGGCTTCGCCGTCGTCGCGTCCGAGGTGAAGAATCTTGCCAACCAGACCGCCCGGGCGACGGAGCGCGTGACGGCCGAGATCAAGTCGATCCAGTCGATCAGCGCTGAGGCCGCAGGTGCCATCGGCGGCATCGCCGGCACGATCACGCGCATCGACGGGATCGGGACGTCGATCGCGGCGGCGGTGGAGGAGCAGAGCGCGGCCACCCAGGAGATCACGCGCAACGTTCGGCAGGCGGCCGAAAGCGCCGAGGAAGTCGCAGCCAGCATCGGCGCGGTTCATTCTGCCGCCGACGCCAGCCGCAACTCGTCCGTCGAGGTTCTCGGGGCCGCCGGTGTCCTTGCCGGCCAGGCCGAGGCCATGCGCCGTCAGGTCGAGAGCTTCCTCGCCGAGATCCGCGCGGCGTGA
- a CDS encoding phosphodiesterase produces MKLIHFTDTHFVGPGEMLYGLDPRARLDACIADINANHADADLAVLTGDLTHFGDVASFEHVREALSALRVPLRLLVGNHDRNETFRRTFPDAPVDPHDNIQSVLDTDAGRLMFLDTTRAGSHGGWYDDARLDWLEAQFRDSGDAPVFLFMHHPPLPLGIPAMDRIGLAQADAFAARLRPYLTRIRHLFFGHVHRPVSGSWQGVPFSTLRATNHQVWLDFQAAASPPGSHEPPAYAVVLIDAANVVIHTHDFLDASPKFDTSDVGYGFWEEQERRLAS; encoded by the coding sequence ATGAAGCTGATCCACTTCACCGACACCCACTTCGTCGGGCCCGGCGAGATGCTCTACGGGCTCGACCCGCGTGCCCGGCTCGACGCCTGCATCGCCGACATCAATGCCAACCATGCCGACGCCGACCTCGCCGTGCTGACCGGCGACCTGACGCATTTCGGCGACGTTGCGTCGTTCGAGCACGTGCGCGAGGCCCTGTCCGCGCTGCGCGTGCCGCTGCGCCTGCTGGTCGGCAATCACGACCGCAACGAGACCTTCCGCCGGACCTTCCCGGACGCGCCGGTCGACCCGCACGACAACATCCAGAGCGTCCTGGACACCGACGCCGGGCGGCTGATGTTCCTGGACACGACGCGCGCCGGCAGCCACGGCGGCTGGTACGACGATGCGCGGCTGGACTGGCTGGAGGCGCAGTTCCGCGACAGCGGCGACGCGCCGGTTTTCCTGTTCATGCACCACCCGCCGCTGCCGCTGGGCATCCCGGCGATGGACAGGATCGGGCTGGCCCAGGCGGATGCCTTCGCCGCGCGGCTGCGGCCCTATCTGACGCGCATCCGCCACCTCTTCTTCGGCCATGTGCACCGGCCGGTATCCGGGTCGTGGCAGGGCGTGCCGTTCAGCACGCTGCGCGCGACCAACCATCAGGTCTGGCTCGATTTCCAGGCCGCCGCCAGCCCGCCCGGCAGCCACGAGCCGCCGGCCTATGCGGTCGTGCTGATCGACGCGGCGAACGTCGTGATCCACACCCACGACTTCCTGGATGCCAGCCCGAAATTCGACACGTCGGACGTGGGCTACGGCTTCTGGGAGGAGCAGGAACGCCGGCTGGCGTCCTGA
- a CDS encoding ABC transporter ATP-binding protein — protein MAAGIAIEGVTKAFGRTEVLRRVDLDIRPGEFMTLVGPSGCGKSTLLRIIAGLETASSGAIRIAGEAIDHLRPGQRDLAMVFQSYALYPHLTVAENIAVPLRMRRLAGHQRWPLAGRFMPGTRTIEREIAAEVDAAADMLGIGHLLARKPGQLSGGQRQRVALGRAMVRHPKAFLMDEPLSNLDAKLRVHMRTEIAQLHRRLGATFVYVTHDQAEAMTMSDRIAVMMDGAILQVDAPDTVYRDPADLRVAEFIGSPKINVLPAVMRDCGSIVVSDGSVPAEAEARPGTDVMLAFRPEHGVLTEPEHGAFRGRIAHVENLGSDLLVHLHVGDPGRPPVVVRSAPDGHGWAARHTIGQTAGIAIAGPPPLVFGADGKRADLSRTRPKAPAHA, from the coding sequence ATGGCGGCGGGAATCGCGATCGAGGGGGTGACCAAGGCGTTCGGGCGCACGGAGGTGCTGCGCCGGGTCGACCTGGACATCCGTCCGGGCGAGTTCATGACGCTGGTCGGGCCGTCGGGCTGCGGCAAGTCGACGCTGCTGCGGATCATCGCCGGGCTGGAGACGGCGTCGAGCGGCGCCATCCGGATCGCGGGCGAGGCGATCGACCATCTGCGGCCGGGACAGCGCGACCTGGCAATGGTATTCCAGTCCTACGCCCTGTACCCGCACCTGACCGTCGCGGAGAACATCGCGGTGCCGCTGCGCATGCGGCGCCTCGCGGGGCATCAGCGCTGGCCGCTCGCCGGACGCTTCATGCCGGGGACGCGCACGATCGAGCGCGAGATCGCGGCCGAGGTGGACGCGGCGGCCGACATGCTGGGCATCGGCCACCTGCTGGCGCGCAAGCCGGGGCAGCTGTCGGGCGGGCAGCGCCAGCGCGTGGCACTGGGGCGCGCCATGGTGCGCCACCCCAAGGCCTTCCTGATGGACGAGCCGCTGTCCAACCTGGACGCCAAGCTGCGCGTCCACATGCGCACTGAGATCGCGCAGCTGCACCGGCGCCTGGGCGCGACCTTCGTCTACGTCACGCACGACCAGGCCGAGGCGATGACCATGTCGGACCGGATCGCCGTGATGATGGACGGCGCCATCCTGCAGGTCGACGCGCCGGACACGGTCTATCGCGACCCGGCCGACCTGCGCGTCGCCGAGTTCATCGGCAGCCCGAAGATCAACGTACTCCCGGCGGTGATGCGCGACTGCGGCAGCATCGTCGTCAGCGACGGCAGCGTGCCGGCGGAGGCGGAAGCACGACCCGGCACCGACGTGATGCTGGCCTTCCGTCCCGAGCACGGGGTGCTGACCGAGCCGGAGCACGGCGCCTTCCGCGGCCGGATCGCGCATGTGGAGAATCTGGGCTCCGACCTGCTGGTGCATCTGCACGTCGGCGATCCGGGTCGGCCGCCGGTCGTCGTGCGCAGCGCGCCCGACGGGCATGGATGGGCCGCCCGGCACACGATCGGCCAGACGGCGGGCATCGCCATCGCCGGGCCGCCGCCGCTGGTGTTCGGCGCGGACGGCAAGCGGGCCGACCTGTCGCGCACGCGACCGAAGGCGCCGGCCCATGCTTGA